The genomic interval TCGACCGCGTGCAGTCAATTTGGCATTCTTATGGCTGTTCACCCTGTCCTCGGCTCGGTTTACTGTTGTCTGTCAACTCCAGCTTTACCGGCTTGAGGCAGGGTGAACAACCTATTGGAACATTACATCTAGGGCGTTGCGGACCAGTTCGTTGAGATTGAAAGGTTCATTGCTCAGAAGCAGCTTGCCGCTCTCGATTTTGGACATGTCCAGCACTTCGTTGATGATGCCGAGCAGGAGACGCGAGGCCACGGAAATCTTGTCCAGGCAGTCCTCCACGCGTTTCGGGTCGCCGATGTGCCGTTCGGCGATGGCCGTCATGCCGATGATGGCGTTCATGGGCGTGCGGATGTCATGAGACATGGCGGAAAGGAAGCTGCTTTTGGCCTTGCTGGCCTGCTCGGCCGCGGCCAGCGAATCCCGGAGCAGGCGGCGCACGGCTTTTTCTTCCGTGATGTCGGTGAGGGAAAGGACGTAATAGGTCCGGCCGCCGACGTCGCTGGTGGGCGTCACGGCGAATTTGACCCAGCGGTTCTCGCCGGTGGCGGGGGTGATGACGCGGCATTCCTCGCTGCGGGCTTCACGGATGGCCGTAGCTTCAAAATCCTCCCGCAGACGCGATCCGCTCTTGAAGACGCAATGCTCGAAAAGTGCGGCCGGATTTTCAAGACAGGTCCGCATGGGAATGCCGAGCACCCGCTCCAGATTTTCAAAGACGTATTCCATGGCGCGCCGGGAGGCGTTGTAGATCAGAAAGACGTTGTCCGTGCTTCCGGAGAGCGTCTGAAACAGAAAATCGCGGTAATGGCGCGCCTTGATTTTCAGGGCCAGAGTGCGGTGGCGGCGGGTCAGGGAAAACATGACGAGCAGGCCGGCCAGGATGATGAGACAGACGATGGCCACCAGCGCGTTGACGTAATTGGCGGCCTGATGCATGGCTTCTACCGGGACTATGGAGACCATGTCCCAATTGTTGGCGGGACAGATGGGCGTGTAATACAAATAAGTCTGGCGGCCCTGAATGTTCATCACCGCGCTGCCGCTCTTGCCTTCATTCATGGCCTGCCGCAACGCGGCGATCCGCTCCGGTTTGTTTTCCGGCGATGCGGCCAGCGCGGTGTAGAGATCGGTTTTGCCGTCCTGCTCCCGCGCGTCCGGCGAGGCGATCAGATATTCGCCGCTCCAGGCCGAAACCATAAAGGACGAGCCCCGGCCGTCAAAAAAATCCATGGCGCTGGGCTGAGCGTAGGTTTTGAGGGGCAGGCTGCCGTAGACGGCGCCTCTGTAGTGGCCGTCGACGAAGAGCGGCCGCCGCATGGTGATCTGACGCTGTCCCCCGGCGTCCAGGTAGGTGCGCGAAACCGGGGCGTCATTGAGGAAATTGTGCCAGTCTTCGGCGTTGTTGATGTTCGCCGGATCGCCGTTGGCGAAATAACCCCTGCCGTATTCGTCCACCATCGCAACCTGGCTGAAGGGGCTGGTGGCCGCGTAGCGCTGCATCAGGCTGACAGCCGCGACCGGAACCACGGCATCCGCGCCCAGCAGGCTTTCCTTGAAGGATTCAAGACTCTGAACGTCGCGGCGGACGGCGTTGGCGATGGCTTCGCCGCTGGCCTGGGTCAGACTGCGAATGGTGCTTTCCGTGGACCGCCACATGGCCTCGTTGATGGCGTTGAGCAGAGCTATGACAATCACGAGCAGCAGCAGGCCGATGCACGCGTTACAGAGCGCGCTCCTGTGGAGCGGATACTGTTTCAGAAACATCACGCCGTTCCTTTAGGCTGGCGGGGTGTCCGCCGCCC from Desulfovibrio porci carries:
- a CDS encoding sensor histidine kinase, whose product is MFLKQYPLHRSALCNACIGLLLLVIVIALLNAINEAMWRSTESTIRSLTQASGEAIANAVRRDVQSLESFKESLLGADAVVPVAAVSLMQRYAATSPFSQVAMVDEYGRGYFANGDPANINNAEDWHNFLNDAPVSRTYLDAGGQRQITMRRPLFVDGHYRGAVYGSLPLKTYAQPSAMDFFDGRGSSFMVSAWSGEYLIASPDAREQDGKTDLYTALAASPENKPERIAALRQAMNEGKSGSAVMNIQGRQTYLYYTPICPANNWDMVSIVPVEAMHQAANYVNALVAIVCLIILAGLLVMFSLTRRHRTLALKIKARHYRDFLFQTLSGSTDNVFLIYNASRRAMEYVFENLERVLGIPMRTCLENPAALFEHCVFKSGSRLREDFEATAIREARSEECRVITPATGENRWVKFAVTPTSDVGGRTYYVLSLTDITEEKAVRRLLRDSLAAAEQASKAKSSFLSAMSHDIRTPMNAIIGMTAIAERHIGDPKRVEDCLDKISVASRLLLGIINEVLDMSKIESGKLLLSNEPFNLNELVRNALDVMFQ